From the genome of Bartonella sp. M0283:
GAAAGTTGATGATCGTTCCCGACCGGCAGTTATTTTATTAAATAAAACGAACGAAATCCCGCAATTACTCATAAAATCCCGCAGTTACACACCAATTCCCACGGGTGCACACCAATTCTGTCTGACGAATTTGGTGTGCATAGAATTGTTTTGTCATAACGCCGGACGGTAATTTAAAGCCATTCCAGCCCGTTTTCATCAAAACGTAAAATGCGGTCCTGATCGACCATAAAATTGGCGGCTTCCGGTTCGCTCAACCCGCCGTAAATATGCATGATTGACCGCAAGCACCCGCCATGGGTGACACAAACCGTATTGCCTTCAACCTTTTCGACCCAGTCTTTTACACGCTTGGCAAGCATGGCATAGCTTTCTGCCTTTTCACCGGGGGGCAAAAAATTCCACTTGTCTGCAACACGGGCTGCAATGAGTTCAGGGTGGACTTTGGCAATATCATCCTCGGTTGTCCCCTGCCAGTCACCGAAATGCATCTCCATTAACTGTGGATCGGTGCGATAGCCGCGAATATCGAGCCCCATTTCACCACGAATGATTTCCATCGTTTCGCGTGTTCTACGCAAAGGGCTTGCAACAAAATCAAAGCCTTTGGCATCGCCCAATAATTCTTTTAATAAACGGCCATTACGGGCAGCCTGCTGGCGCCCATATTCGGTAATATCGCGATCTATCTGGCCTTGTATGCGTTTGGTAATATTCCAATCCGTCTGACCGTGAC
Proteins encoded in this window:
- a CDS encoding histidine phosphatase family protein, which encodes MSKRPLIYFSRHGQTDWNITKRIQGQIDRDITEYGRQQAARNGRLLKELLGDAKGFDFVASPLRRTRETMEIIRGEMGLDIRGYRTDPQLMEMHFGDWQGTTEDDIAKVHPELIAARVADKWNFLPPGEKAESYAMLAKRVKDWVEKVEGNTVCVTHGGCLRSIMHIYGGLSEPEAANFMVDQDRILRFDENGLEWL